A genome region from Ligilactobacillus cholophilus includes the following:
- a CDS encoding DUF1883 domain-containing protein: MHIPHCKNKGKILSAIVKIPFACNVFLLDYNNLKNYFDGSEYVFYGGRFIFSPARVSVNQPGIWYLLVNDGECDSRYSYCWEQN, from the coding sequence ATGCATATCCCACATTGTAAAAACAAAGGGAAAATTTTATCTGCAATTGTAAAAATTCCCTTTGCATGTAATGTATTTTTATTAGATTATAATAACTTAAAAAATTATTTTGATGGCTCAGAATATGTATTTTATGGAGGTAGATTTATTTTTAGTCCTGCCAGAGTGTCCGTCAATCAACCAGGAATTTGGTACTTACTTGTAAACGATGGAGAATGTGACAGTAGATACTCATATTGCTGGGAACAAAATTAA
- a CDS encoding Cof-type HAD-IIB family hydrolase: protein MNRKLIALDLDGTTLNSNSELSFKTKQVLKKAQDAGHIVSIVTGRPNRNSVNYYDELNLTSPMINFNGALGHIPHKKWDKEYELTFNKKIAFEILKEKENLGIKVIAAEGKNLALADVPNHTWGDYFPTALTSNEVLNKFNLKQDPTSMMLLVDKEKKELIVNELNSSFGDRISVGVWGGPNPILELSPRGINKTYGIRYLANHFKIEQKDIIAFGDEHNDAEMLTYAGWGVAMKNGTEQIRSLANDVTSLDNDHDGMAFYLEDYLDLA, encoded by the coding sequence TTGAATAGAAAACTAATTGCATTAGATTTAGATGGAACAACCTTAAATAGTAACTCTGAATTATCTTTTAAAACTAAGCAAGTTTTAAAAAAAGCTCAAGATGCTGGCCATATTGTTTCAATAGTAACTGGAAGACCTAACCGAAATTCTGTTAATTATTATGATGAACTTAATCTAACAAGTCCCATGATTAATTTTAATGGCGCTTTAGGTCATATTCCTCACAAAAAATGGGACAAAGAGTATGAATTAACATTTAATAAAAAAATTGCATTTGAAATTTTAAAAGAAAAGGAAAATTTAGGAATCAAAGTAATAGCTGCTGAAGGGAAAAACTTAGCACTTGCCGATGTTCCCAATCATACTTGGGGAGATTATTTTCCTACTGCATTAACTTCAAATGAAGTTCTTAATAAATTTAATCTTAAACAAGACCCTACTTCAATGATGTTACTTGTAGATAAAGAAAAAAAGGAACTGATTGTTAACGAGCTAAACTCAAGTTTTGGTGATCGCATAAGCGTTGGTGTATGGGGAGGACCAAATCCAATACTAGAACTATCTCCACGAGGAATTAATAAAACATATGGTATACGGTATTTAGCAAATCATTTTAAAATTGAGCAAAAAGATATCATTGCATTTGGAGATGAACACAATGATGCTGAAATGCTTACATATGCCGGATGGGGAGTTGCTATGAAAAATGGAACTGAACAAATTCGTTCATTAGCAAATGATGTTACTTCTTTAGATAATGATCATGATGGTATGGCTTTTTATCTAGAAGATTATTTAGACTTGGCATAA
- a CDS encoding C69 family dipeptidase, translating to MAYNQQNLSACTSILVGKKATADGSTMIGRNEDFKSAWPKHMTVHPHKENLQNNHYTSADKNSKFSIDLPSTSFKYTATPEWTTEYGLMEEDGINEYNVAMSATESAYANKRVLGFDPLTNEGIAEEAMINTVLPFIKSAREGVARLGSIVEKHGAAEANGVLFSDVNEVWYMEIGSGHHWVAQRIPDDCYAVVANQLSIQEIDFSDSENFMYSKDIEKFVSKNHLNPSNNGFNFRNIFGTHTFSDEIYNTPRVWDGQRQLNPEIKQEPMSDDLPFIRKANRLIHLDDVQNVLASHFKGTEYDPLGNGPKDLKNKFRPISLAKTQESHILQLRSNVSSKLAGIHWLAMGVAAQSVYVPFYASATDVHEAYKKGAQVYSPDSAYWIYKLVGVLVDPHYLEFGKMLSDVQDELYSKFTELISITDKNATSLDEPQLTEYLTKQSIKIQQLGITKMKELTYQLITESTDMSKLNFKTDLNL from the coding sequence ATGGCATATAATCAACAAAATTTATCTGCATGTACAAGCATCTTAGTTGGAAAAAAAGCTACTGCAGATGGTTCAACAATGATTGGTCGAAATGAAGATTTTAAAAGTGCATGGCCTAAACATATGACTGTTCATCCTCATAAAGAAAATCTTCAGAATAATCATTACACTTCTGCAGATAAAAATAGTAAATTTTCAATTGATTTACCTTCTACTAGCTTTAAATATACTGCTACTCCTGAATGGACTACCGAATATGGTTTAATGGAAGAAGACGGTATTAATGAATATAATGTAGCAATGAGTGCTACAGAAAGTGCATATGCAAATAAACGTGTTCTTGGATTTGATCCATTAACGAATGAAGGAATTGCTGAAGAAGCAATGATAAACACCGTTTTACCATTTATTAAATCTGCACGTGAAGGAGTTGCACGTTTAGGCTCAATCGTTGAGAAACATGGTGCAGCTGAAGCTAATGGCGTTTTATTTTCTGATGTAAATGAAGTATGGTATATGGAAATTGGCTCTGGACACCATTGGGTTGCCCAACGAATCCCTGATGACTGCTATGCTGTTGTAGCTAATCAATTATCTATACAAGAAATTGATTTTTCAGATTCAGAAAACTTTATGTATTCCAAAGATATTGAGAAATTTGTAAGTAAAAATCATCTTAATCCAAGTAATAATGGTTTTAATTTCCGTAATATATTTGGTACTCATACATTTTCTGATGAAATTTACAACACTCCTCGTGTCTGGGATGGACAACGTCAGTTAAATCCTGAAATTAAACAAGAACCAATGAGTGATGATCTCCCATTCATCAGAAAAGCTAACAGGCTAATTCATTTAGATGACGTTCAAAATGTCCTTGCCTCCCACTTTAAAGGAACAGAATATGATCCACTTGGAAATGGTCCAAAAGATTTAAAGAATAAATTCAGACCAATTAGTCTTGCAAAGACTCAAGAATCACATATATTACAATTACGTTCTAACGTCTCTTCGAAGTTAGCTGGTATTCATTGGCTAGCAATGGGAGTAGCTGCACAAAGTGTTTACGTCCCCTTCTATGCCAGTGCAACTGATGTTCACGAAGCTTATAAAAAAGGAGCTCAAGTATACTCACCTGATTCAGCATATTGGATTTATAAATTAGTTGGAGTTTTAGTTGATCCTCATTATCTTGAATTTGGTAAAATGCTGTCTGATGTCCAAGATGAACTTTATTCTAAATTTACTGAACTTATCTCAATAACAGATAAAAATGCAACTAGTCTTGATGAGCCACAATTGACTGAATATTTAACAAAACAAAGTATTAAAATTCAACAACTTGGAATTACAAAGATGAAAGAATTGACATATCAGTTAATAACAGAATCCACTGATATGTCAAAACTAAACTTTAAAACTGATTTAAATCTATAA
- a CDS encoding 2-hydroxymuconate tautomerase, with protein MPLVHVELIEGRSQEQLKQLVEDITNAVTKNTGAPAEHVHVILEEMRKDRYAVGGVLKSDEK; from the coding sequence ATGCCATTAGTTCATGTAGAATTAATTGAAGGTCGTTCACAAGAACAATTAAAACAACTTGTTGAAGATATTACTAATGCAGTTACTAAAAATACAGGTGCACCAGCAGAACATGTACATGTCATTTTAGAAGAAATGCGTAAAGATCGTTATGCTGTTGGCGGAGTTTTAAAAAGTGATGAAAAATAA
- a CDS encoding RsmB/NOP family class I SAM-dependent RNA methyltransferase, whose translation MQLPKDFIEKYKKLLENEAQSFFDSLNEDTQKAFRINSLKLNYKDISMSLGEPIPFINNGYYGQIHGKSLEHQSGYVYSQDVSAMYVGQVVNAKPGEFILDLCAAPGGKSTHIAQQLDNEGLLVSNEINHKRAEILVENLERFGAKNVIILNESPENISQNFPPIFDKIIVDAPCSGEGMFRKNHDAIKYWHKDYPNECSVRQKNILSDVIKVLKPGGELIYSTCTFAPEEDEQVVQWILDNYRTLRLANIEKCDGMDAGRPDFANGNPELVKCVRLMPHHFKGEGQFIAKFESTEPQKVIKKKKRKRNKQNNFQLNKTEFELWRQFIKPFSDDLANQNIDNFKVFNNHLYFYKNDWPDISKLKFMRPGLYLGEFKKKRFEPSYALALTLNPEHTNKKIEFTNDQWAKYLRGETVNIDVQVMNGWYLLTCNQKAFSFGKVVNGIVKNFIPKKIRFK comes from the coding sequence TTGCAATTACCAAAAGACTTTATTGAAAAGTATAAAAAATTATTGGAAAATGAAGCACAAAGCTTTTTTGATAGTTTAAATGAAGATACTCAAAAAGCTTTTAGAATAAATTCACTAAAATTGAATTATAAAGATATAAGCATGTCCTTAGGAGAACCAATTCCGTTTATAAATAATGGGTACTATGGGCAAATACACGGAAAATCATTAGAACATCAATCTGGTTATGTATATAGTCAAGATGTTAGTGCTATGTATGTTGGTCAAGTTGTAAATGCAAAACCAGGAGAATTTATATTAGATTTATGTGCTGCTCCAGGTGGAAAATCTACCCATATAGCTCAACAATTAGATAATGAAGGGTTATTAGTAAGTAATGAAATAAATCATAAGCGAGCAGAAATTTTAGTGGAAAATTTAGAACGATTTGGTGCTAAAAATGTAATTATTTTAAATGAAAGTCCTGAAAATATTTCGCAAAACTTTCCTCCAATATTTGATAAAATTATTGTAGATGCTCCATGTTCAGGAGAAGGTATGTTTAGAAAAAATCATGATGCAATTAAATATTGGCACAAGGATTATCCAAATGAATGTTCAGTTCGCCAAAAAAACATTTTAAGTGATGTAATTAAAGTTTTAAAACCAGGCGGAGAATTGATTTATTCCACATGTACCTTTGCACCCGAAGAAGATGAACAAGTAGTACAATGGATTTTAGACAATTATAGAACTTTAAGATTAGCTAATATTGAAAAATGTGATGGAATGGATGCTGGTAGACCAGATTTTGCAAATGGTAATCCAGAACTCGTTAAATGTGTTCGTCTTATGCCACATCATTTTAAAGGGGAAGGACAGTTTATTGCAAAATTTGAATCTACAGAACCACAAAAAGTAATTAAAAAGAAAAAAAGAAAAAGGAATAAACAAAATAATTTTCAATTAAATAAAACAGAGTTTGAGTTATGGCGACAATTTATTAAACCTTTTTCAGATGATTTAGCTAATCAAAATATTGATAATTTTAAAGTATTCAATAATCATTTATATTTTTATAAAAATGATTGGCCAGATATCAGTAAACTAAAATTTATGCGCCCAGGTTTATACCTAGGTGAATTTAAGAAAAAGAGATTTGAACCAAGTTATGCTTTAGCTCTTACTTTGAATCCCGAACATACAAATAAAAAAATTGAATTTACAAATGATCAATGGGCAAAATATTTGAGAGGTGAAACTGTGAATATTGATGTACAGGTTATGAATGGTTGGTATTTGTTAACTTGTAATCAAAAAGCATTTTCATTTGGCAAAGTAGTAAATGGAATTGTTAAAAATTTCATACCTAAAAAAATTCGATTTAAATAA
- the tsf gene encoding translation elongation factor Ts codes for MAKISAQQVKELRDKTGVGMMDAKKALVAVDGDMDKAIDFLREKGIAKAAKKSDRVAAEGLASVVVKGNTAAIVEVNAETDFVAQNDKFQALVKHTGEVIADAKPANVEAALEIKTEKGTLNDEFIEATQVIGEKITLRRFEVIEKSDNDNFGSYLHDGGRIAVLAVLEGADEATAKDVAMHVAAINPKYVNRDQVPADEVAHEKEVLTEEAKNEGKPEKIIEKMVEGRLNKFFSEISLDDQPFVKDGDQTVAKYVASKGGKVKAFYRYEVGEGIEKQENNFVDEVMSQIK; via the coding sequence ATGGCAAAAATTTCTGCACAACAAGTTAAAGAATTACGTGATAAAACAGGCGTTGGTATGATGGACGCTAAAAAAGCTTTAGTTGCTGTTGATGGCGACATGGATAAAGCTATTGACTTTTTACGTGAAAAAGGTATTGCAAAAGCTGCAAAGAAGAGTGATCGTGTAGCTGCTGAAGGTTTAGCAAGTGTTGTTGTTAAAGGTAACACAGCTGCAATCGTTGAAGTAAATGCAGAAACAGACTTTGTTGCTCAAAACGATAAATTCCAAGCATTAGTAAAGCACACAGGTGAAGTAATTGCTGATGCAAAACCAGCTAATGTAGAAGCCGCATTAGAAATTAAAACAGAAAAAGGTACTTTAAACGATGAATTCATTGAAGCTACACAAGTTATCGGTGAAAAGATTACATTACGTCGTTTTGAAGTAATTGAAAAATCAGATAATGATAACTTTGGTTCATACTTACATGACGGTGGACGTATTGCTGTTTTAGCTGTTTTAGAAGGTGCAGACGAAGCTACTGCAAAGGATGTAGCAATGCACGTTGCAGCTATCAATCCTAAATATGTAAATCGTGACCAAGTGCCAGCAGATGAAGTTGCTCACGAAAAAGAAGTTTTAACAGAAGAAGCTAAAAATGAAGGTAAGCCAGAAAAAATCATTGAAAAAATGGTTGAAGGTCGCTTAAACAAGTTCTTCTCAGAAATTTCATTAGATGATCAACCATTTGTTAAAGATGGTGACCAAACAGTTGCTAAATATGTGGCTTCAAAGGGTGGTAAAGTTAAAGCATTTTACCGTTATGAAGTCGGTGAAGGTATCGAAAAACAAGAAAATAACTTTGTAGACGAAGTTATGTCACAAATTAAATAA
- the rpsB gene encoding 30S ribosomal protein S2, which produces MSVITMKQLLEAGVHFGHQTRRWNPKMKKYIFTERNGIYIIDLQKTVKLIDQAYDFMKDAAADDGVILFVGTKKQAQDAIEEEAKRAGQYYVNHRWLGGTLTNWNTIQKRIKRLKDIKKMEEDGTFERLPKKEVALLVKERDRLQKFLGGIEDMPRIPDVIFIVDPRKERIAVKEAQKLNIPIVAMVDTNADPDEIDVKIPSNDDAIRAVRLITSKMADAIIEGRQGEDEVDVDVETFVDDDEQVDSIEDIVEAVEGDNDTDAE; this is translated from the coding sequence ATGTCAGTTATTACAATGAAACAATTACTTGAAGCTGGTGTACATTTTGGACACCAAACACGTCGTTGGAACCCTAAGATGAAGAAATACATCTTCACAGAACGTAATGGTATCTATATCATTGACTTACAAAAAACAGTTAAGTTAATTGATCAAGCTTATGATTTTATGAAAGATGCTGCAGCTGATGATGGTGTAATTTTATTTGTTGGTACAAAGAAACAAGCACAAGATGCTATTGAAGAAGAAGCAAAACGTGCAGGTCAATATTACGTTAACCATCGTTGGTTAGGTGGTACATTGACAAACTGGAATACAATTCAAAAACGTATCAAACGTTTAAAGGATATCAAGAAGATGGAAGAAGACGGAACATTTGAACGTCTTCCAAAGAAAGAAGTTGCTTTATTAGTTAAAGAACGCGATCGTCTTCAAAAATTCCTTGGTGGTATTGAAGATATGCCTCGTATCCCAGATGTAATCTTCATCGTAGATCCTCGCAAAGAACGTATTGCTGTTAAGGAAGCTCAAAAATTAAATATTCCTATCGTAGCTATGGTTGATACAAATGCTGATCCAGATGAAATCGATGTTAAGATTCCATCAAACGATGATGCAATTCGTGCCGTACGTTTAATTACTTCAAAGATGGCCGATGCAATTATTGAAGGTCGTCAAGGTGAAGATGAAGTGGACGTTGACGTGGAAACATTCGTTGATGATGACGAACAAGTAGATTCAATCGAAGATATCGTAGAAGCTGTTGAAGGCGACAACGATACAGATGCTGAATAG
- a CDS encoding alpha/beta fold hydrolase, with protein sequence MISISHKMYENLPFLEIVEESKIDDPLPLIIFYHGWLGRKENVLTQGYEIAKRGFRVVLPEALFHGERADGPTKDHQLQFWQIIEKSIEEFPKFVKLYAQQDLILDNKVAVSGLSMGGITTCAIFTVYPWIKCAVCLEGTPNPVAFAKLLIDNLPGIENIPEDFIHEQLAGLNEIDLSLNPEKIAGRPLHFWHGTDDKMVPYDLTKKFYDEVSGKPYAKNVTMTTTEGAGHKVSFDTTVEMADKFVEYFTD encoded by the coding sequence ATGATTTCAATTTCTCACAAAATGTATGAAAATTTACCATTTTTAGAAATAGTGGAAGAAAGCAAAATAGATGATCCTTTACCACTAATTATTTTTTATCATGGTTGGCTTGGTAGAAAGGAAAATGTACTAACTCAAGGATATGAAATTGCCAAAAGAGGTTTTAGAGTTGTATTACCAGAAGCGTTATTTCATGGAGAACGTGCTGATGGACCAACAAAAGATCACCAATTACAATTTTGGCAAATAATTGAAAAATCAATTGAAGAATTTCCAAAATTTGTTAAACTATATGCACAACAAGACTTAATATTAGATAATAAAGTTGCAGTTAGTGGTCTATCAATGGGTGGAATTACTACTTGTGCAATTTTTACTGTTTATCCATGGATTAAATGTGCAGTATGTTTAGAAGGAACACCTAATCCAGTAGCATTTGCAAAATTATTAATAGATAATTTACCTGGTATTGAAAATATTCCTGAAGACTTTATACATGAGCAACTTGCTGGATTAAATGAGATTGATTTATCATTAAACCCAGAGAAGATTGCAGGACGACCATTACATTTTTGGCATGGCACAGATGATAAAATGGTACCTTATGATTTAACTAAGAAATTTTATGATGAAGTAAGTGGAAAACCATATGCTAAAAATGTGACTATGACAACTACAGAAGGGGCAGGACATAAAGTATCATTTGATACAACTGTTGAAATGGCAGATAAATTTGTAGAATATTTTACTGATTAA